GAGCGCGTCGACGTCGTTGCCCAGCGTGACGCGGCTGTCGGGGTTGGGCTCCTGCTCCGCGTGGAAGTCGAGGCTGTAGCGGCGGTTGCGCGGGTGGACGATGATGGACGGAAACTTGCGCGCGGCCAGCTTGCGTTCGGTCAGCATGTGCCACATGAAGCGCGCGGTGGCCGGCGCGCCCAGCAGCACGTTGCGCAGGTGGCTGAGCCACAGGCCGAGTGAACCCGGCGTGTCGCCATACAGCCGCTTGGCGTATTCGTAGGGCACGACGGGACGGGCCAGGTACAGCGCCGACAGGACGCCGCTGCCGTGCCCGGGATCCGGAATGCGCGGATGGTGCAGGCGCGCGATGAAGTTGCCGGCGTGCAGGCGGCGCTGCGCCTCGGGTTGCAGGGCCAGGCGCCGGCGGCAATAGATGCCTTCGTCGGAGACCTCGTAGCCATGCCAGACGGAACGGGCGCCGGCCAGGTCCACGTTGCCGATGGTGCCGGCGATGTGGCACATGTAGTAGCGGCCCACCACGTCGTGGGCGTTGCCCAGTCCGCGGCCGCTGGCGCCGGGGTTGGCGAGCAGCAGCCGCGCGGTTTCCAGGCCGCCGGTGGCGAGCACGTAGGCGCGCGCCCGGACCGTGAAGACATTGTTGCCGGCCAGCGTGCGGACCCGGGCCGGGCCGACGGGGGCGCCGGCCGCGCCGCTGTCGAGTTGGCACAGGTTGGCGTTCTGCAGCACGCGCACGGGGCCCTGGCGCAGCCGCTCGGCGTAGCGCCAGCCGAAATCGGTGGGCACGCTGAAGCGTTCCAGCGTGTCGGTGGAGAACTCGGGGCTGTCGAAGCCTTCGATCATCGGCCGCACGGGGCGATGGAAGACGGTCTCGACGGTGTAGGCGAAATCGCCCGCTTCGCACAGCTGGTTGGCGCGCGGGTAGTAGGGCCGCAGGTCGTCCAGGCCGATGGGCCAGCCGCTGTGCGCGATGTAGTCGCGCGGCTCGAAGTCGATGGGATCGAACGGCATGCAGCGGCCACCCCAGATGGTGGTGGAGCCGCCCATGCGGCGCTGGCGGTAGCGCTCGGGCTCGGGGTGCATGCGCGCGTCGGCGACGCTGCCGGCGTAGAGCGCCTGGGTGGCCTTGTCCTCGGCCGGGCCGCCGCTTTCGAGCAGCACGACGTCCAGGCCGCTGTCCAGCAAGGCCAGGGCCAGCGTGATGCCGGCGGCGCCACCGCCGACGATGCACAGGTCGGCGGCGAGGGTCGAGCCGTTCGGAATGGTGTTGGCGTCCAGGATCATCGTGTCGCTCCGGGCAGGCGCCGCAAGCCTGGCGCCGCGCGTGCGCGGACCAGGGGCATCAGTATCGCACGGCGGCGCCCGCCGGCAGCTTCAGCGTTTCGTGGATGTAGCCCGCGAAGGCGGTATAGCCGGCGATGTTCGGATGCACGCCGTCGGCGAACAGGCCCGGCGCCAGCTTGAGGAAATCGTTGGTGCCGCCGCTGGACCAGTACAGGTAGTCGACGACCCGCACGTGCGGGTACTGGCGCGGCAGTTCATGCAGCAGCCAGTCATTGAAGGCGCGCGTCACCTCGATCATCGGCGGCGTCATGCCGAGATAGGCGCCGATGTTGTCCACGACCAGCGGAATGCCCAGCTTCGCCGTGGTCTGGGCGAAGTAGGTGAAGTTGTCCTGCAGGGTCTGCAGCGGCACCATGCCCACGGCGACGTCGTTGATGCCGACGTGCAGGTACGCCAGGCTCGGCCGCGTGCCGGCGGGCAGGGTGCGCGCGCCGCGGCCATCGCCGGGATCGTATTCCTCGGCCAGCACGTCGCGGCGCCAGCGCGCGCGGACCTGCGCCGACATCTGGCCGCCGATGCCATGGTTGAAATGGAACACGCCGGAATAGCGCGCCAGTTCGTACGAGAGCTGGCCCGGGTTGGACGGATAGTCCGGCACGAACTGGCCCTGCACGTTCAGGCGGCCCTTGCGCTGGATCTCGCCTTCGGCGATCGAGTCGCCGACCACCACCGCGTAGATGCGTTCGTTGCGCGCCCAGGCGGGCAGCGCGGCGCATCCCGGGGCCAGCAGCAGGGCCGAGAGCAGGGTGCGGCGGTTCATCAGAAGAAGCGCTCGTTGACGTGGATGACGTCGCCGGGCTGCACCGCGTCGGTCAGCTTGGCGCGCCGATCTGTGATCTCGCCGGTGAGTGCGTCGGTGCGGTTCAGGTCGATGCGGCTGTCCGAGGCGCGCGGCGTCAGGCCGCCGGCGACCGCCAGGGCGCGCATGACGTTCAGGCCTTGTTCGAGCGGATAGGCGCCGGGCTTGCCGACTTCGCCGTAGACGTAGAAGCGCGGCGCTTCCGGCACGAACACGACGTCGCCCGGTTGCAGTTCGGTGTCCTGCAGGCTCTGCGAGGGCGACTGGCGATTGCCGACGTAAAGATTGATGCGGTCGTTGCCGCCGCCGGCGCGGCGCACCAGGGTGGCGACGTCGCCGGCGCCGCCCGTGGCGCCGCCGGCCATGGCCAGCAGTTCCAGCACCGACAGCTTGCCTTCGATCGGGTAGCGGCCGGGCCGCGCGACCTGGCCCAGCACCGACACGATGCGGCTGCGCAGCGTGACGACTTCGACGGCGACCTGCGGATCGGTCATGAAGCCCTTGCTGCGCAGG
The window above is part of the Achromobacter deleyi genome. Proteins encoded here:
- a CDS encoding SGNH/GDSL hydrolase family protein, translating into MNRRTLLSALLLAPGCAALPAWARNERIYAVVVGDSIAEGEIQRKGRLNVQGQFVPDYPSNPGQLSYELARYSGVFHFNHGIGGQMSAQVRARWRRDVLAEEYDPGDGRGARTLPAGTRPSLAYLHVGINDVAVGMVPLQTLQDNFTYFAQTTAKLGIPLVVDNIGAYLGMTPPMIEVTRAFNDWLLHELPRQYPHVRVVDYLYWSSGGTNDFLKLAPGLFADGVHPNIAGYTAFAGYIHETLKLPAGAAVRY
- a CDS encoding SLBB domain-containing protein codes for the protein MSPSRPAATSPDNDFKRYNAPYESPAYTPPAPVGAPVRPQPTTPVAAPPPPPAAYTPPAVPPAVKSGSGDRGTDRNMAGNRLPENGVVPTPRQAAATPVDPAVEQAIGSAIGAVGPGDTLNINILGTGGTQARATVDADGQIVVPMLGNVRASGLTPAAIGKRIEQDLRSKGFMTDPQVAVEVVTLRSRIVSVLGQVARPGRYPIEGKLSVLELLAMAGGATGGAGDVATLVRRAGGGNDRINLYVGNRQSPSQSLQDTELQPGDVVFVPEAPRFYVYGEVGKPGAYPLEQGLNVMRALAVAGGLTPRASDSRIDLNRTDALTGEITDRRAKLTDAVQPGDVIHVNERFF
- a CDS encoding FAD-dependent oxidoreductase; protein product: MILDANTIPNGSTLAADLCIVGGGAAGITLALALLDSGLDVVLLESGGPAEDKATQALYAGSVADARMHPEPERYRQRRMGGSTTIWGGRCMPFDPIDFEPRDYIAHSGWPIGLDDLRPYYPRANQLCEAGDFAYTVETVFHRPVRPMIEGFDSPEFSTDTLERFSVPTDFGWRYAERLRQGPVRVLQNANLCQLDSGAAGAPVGPARVRTLAGNNVFTVRARAYVLATGGLETARLLLANPGASGRGLGNAHDVVGRYYMCHIAGTIGNVDLAGARSVWHGYEVSDEGIYCRRRLALQPEAQRRLHAGNFIARLHHPRIPDPGHGSGVLSALYLARPVVPYEYAKRLYGDTPGSLGLWLSHLRNVLLGAPATARFMWHMLTERKLAARKFPSIIVHPRNRRYSLDFHAEQEPNPDSRVTLGNDVDALGMRRLHIDWRYTPRDVATVQTALAALAEALAASGVGRFDYDPAQVEAEMTRYGAYGGHHIGTTRMGHDPRDSVVDADCRVHETPNLYIAGSAVFPTSGQANPTLTIVALALRLADHLRRVHAPSDVATETRT